The Streptococcus mitis genome has a segment encoding these proteins:
- a CDS encoding metallophosphoesterase family protein — MTDYYVIGDVHGKAGMLEDLLKTWDGQTQLLFLGDLIDRGEDSRRVLEMVKDLVDNQGAICLSGNHEYMFLTWLDNPEESYDHYRRNGGDTTINSILGRPLDAPVDGVEDAKRVTTEAADLVEFIRQMPFVVETDKYIFVHAGIDLTLDDWHETTDYKKVWLRKPFHEAENHTGKTIVFGHTPVYGLLNQDRGTAELWTTEDGKIGMDGGAVYGGVLHGIVFTDQGMTEHHFIENDGFVAED, encoded by the coding sequence ATGACAGACTATTATGTAATTGGAGATGTTCACGGAAAAGCTGGGATGCTGGAAGACCTTCTCAAAACATGGGATGGTCAGACCCAGTTGCTCTTTCTAGGGGATTTGATTGACCGTGGTGAAGATAGTCGCCGTGTCCTTGAAATGGTCAAGGACTTGGTCGATAATCAAGGGGCAATCTGTTTGTCAGGAAACCACGAGTATATGTTTCTGACTTGGCTCGATAACCCAGAAGAAAGTTATGACCATTATCGTCGCAATGGTGGAGATACAACCATTAACTCTATCCTAGGTCGTCCCTTGGATGCACCAGTTGATGGGGTAGAAGATGCCAAGCGGGTTACCACTGAAGCGGCAGACTTGGTCGAATTTATTCGTCAAATGCCGTTTGTGGTAGAGACAGATAAGTATATCTTTGTTCACGCAGGTATTGATTTGACCTTAGACGACTGGCATGAAACCACAGATTACAAGAAAGTCTGGCTTAGAAAACCATTCCACGAAGCCGAAAATCATACTGGGAAAACTATTGTCTTTGGTCACACACCAGTTTATGGTTTGTTGAATCAAGATCGAGGTACAGCTGAGCTTTGGACTACAGAAGATGGCAAGATTGGGATGGACGGAGGAGCTGTCTATGGTGGTGTCCTTCACGGGATTGTCTTTACAGACCAAGGAATGACAGAACACCACTTTATCGAAAATGACGGCTTTGTCGCTGAAGATTAG
- the recN gene encoding DNA repair protein RecN: MLLEISIKNFAIIEAISLNFEKGMTVLTGETGAGKSIIIDAMNMMLGARATTDVIRHGAPKAEIEGLFSVENSRLLQEIFDEQGLEMGDEIIIRREILQNGRSISRVNGQMVNLSVLRAIGQHLVDIHGQHDQEELMRPQLHIQMLDEFGDTAFWALKETYQTSFDAYRKMRKQVLEVKKNQQEHKARIEMLEFQMAEIEAANLQAGEDLSLNQEREKLLNHKNIADTLTNAYSMLDNEDFSSLANVRSAMNDMESVEEYDPEYREISSSLSETYYVLEDISKRLEAIIEDLDFDGNRLMQIENRLDLLHTITRKYGGTVDDVLLYFAKITEEYNLLTGNNLSSEDMEAELKKLEVNLVDLAGQLASARHDLAQQLEAEIKQELQDLYMEKAQFQVRFSKGKFSREGNEMVEFYISTNPGEDFKPLVKVASGGELSRLMLAIKSAFSRKEGKTSIVFDEVDTGVSGRVAQALAQKIHKIGQHGQVLAISHLPQVIAIADYQFFIEKISNEHSTVSTVRLLTVEERVEEVAKMLAGDDVTEAALTQARELLRNREK, translated from the coding sequence ATGTTACTTGAAATTTCGATAAAAAACTTTGCCATTATTGAGGCTATTTCCCTCAATTTTGAAAAGGGGATGACTGTCCTGACTGGTGAAACGGGTGCAGGGAAGTCGATTATCATTGATGCCATGAATATGATGTTGGGAGCTCGTGCTACGACAGATGTTATTCGTCACGGTGCGCCAAAGGCAGAGATTGAGGGTCTTTTCTCAGTTGAGAATAGTCGCCTTTTACAGGAAATTTTTGATGAGCAAGGTTTGGAAATGGGAGATGAAATCATCATCCGTCGAGAAATTCTGCAAAATGGTCGTAGTATTAGTCGTGTCAATGGCCAAATGGTCAATCTGTCTGTTTTGCGTGCTATTGGGCAACATCTTGTAGATATACATGGTCAGCATGACCAAGAAGAGTTAATGCGCCCTCAACTTCATATTCAAATGTTGGATGAATTTGGTGATACAGCCTTTTGGGCCTTGAAAGAAACCTATCAAACGAGTTTTGATGCCTATCGTAAAATGCGTAAGCAGGTTCTGGAAGTCAAGAAAAACCAACAGGAACACAAGGCTCGTATTGAAATGTTGGAATTTCAAATGGCAGAGATTGAGGCAGCAAACTTGCAAGCTGGTGAAGACTTATCTCTCAATCAAGAGCGAGAGAAACTTCTCAACCATAAAAACATTGCGGATACACTGACCAATGCCTACAGTATGTTGGACAATGAAGATTTTTCAAGTCTGGCTAATGTTCGTTCAGCCATGAATGACATGGAAAGTGTTGAAGAGTACGACCCTGAATACCGTGAAATTTCAAGCTCTTTGTCTGAGACATACTATGTCTTAGAAGACATTAGCAAACGTTTGGAAGCAATCATTGAGGACCTTGATTTTGATGGTAATCGTCTCATGCAGATCGAGAATCGTTTGGATCTCCTTCATACTATTACCCGTAAGTACGGTGGGACTGTTGATGATGTCTTGCTTTATTTTGCCAAGATTACGGAAGAATACAATCTCTTGACAGGAAATAACCTTTCGTCTGAGGACATGGAAGCAGAGCTCAAGAAATTGGAAGTTAATCTTGTCGACTTGGCAGGTCAGCTTGCATCTGCTCGTCATGATTTGGCTCAGCAGCTTGAAGCTGAGATTAAACAAGAACTGCAAGACCTTTATATGGAAAAAGCCCAGTTTCAGGTTCGTTTTAGCAAGGGAAAATTCAGTCGTGAGGGAAATGAAATGGTTGAGTTTTACATTTCAACCAACCCTGGCGAAGACTTTAAACCTTTGGTCAAGGTTGCTTCTGGTGGGGAATTATCCCGTCTCATGCTAGCTATTAAATCTGCCTTTTCACGTAAAGAAGGCAAGACTAGCATTGTCTTTGATGAGGTGGATACGGGAGTTTCAGGCCGTGTAGCTCAGGCCCTTGCACAGAAGATTCACAAGATTGGCCAACATGGTCAGGTTCTGGCTATTTCCCATTTGCCACAAGTGATTGCGATTGCGGATTATCAATTCTTTATTGAGAAGATTAGCAATGAGCATTCAACGGTTTCGACTGTTCGTCTCTTGACGGTTGAAGAGCGAGTGGAAGAAGTTGCTAAGATGTTGGCAGGTGATGATGTGACGGAAGCAGCCCTGACGCAAGCCAGAGAATTGTTGAGAAACAGGGAGAAATAA
- a CDS encoding TlyA family RNA methyltransferase: MAKERVDVLAYKQGLFETREQAKRGVMAGLVVAVLNGERFDKPGEKIPDDTELKLKGEKLKYVSRGGLKLEKALQVFELSVEGATTIDIGASTGGFTDVMLQNGAELVFAVDVGTNQLAWKLRQDPRVISMEQFNFRYAEKTDFEQEPSFASIDVSFISLSLILPALHRVLADQGQVVALVKPQFEAGREQIGKNGIIRDSKVHQNVLESVTTMAVEEGFSVLGLDFSPIQGGHGNIEFLAYLKKEESANNCVLAEIEEVVERAHSQFKNE, encoded by the coding sequence ATGGCTAAGGAAAGAGTGGATGTACTAGCTTATAAACAGGGCTTGTTTGAAACGCGAGAACAAGCCAAGCGCGGTGTCATGGCTGGCCTAGTCGTAGCAGTCCTGAATGGAGAGCGGTTTGACAAGCCAGGAGAGAAAATCCCAGATGACACCGAACTAAAACTCAAGGGGGAGAAACTCAAGTATGTCAGCCGTGGTGGCTTGAAACTGGAAAAGGCATTGCAGGTCTTTGAATTGTCAGTGGAAGGGGCAACAACGATTGATATCGGGGCCTCTACTGGAGGATTTACCGATGTCATGTTGCAAAATGGTGCCGAGTTGGTCTTTGCAGTCGATGTTGGTACCAATCAGTTGGCTTGGAAATTACGCCAAGACCCACGGGTTATCAGCATGGAGCAGTTCAATTTCCGCTATGCTGAAAAGACTGATTTCGAGCAGGAACCGAGCTTTGCCAGTATTGATGTGAGTTTCATTTCCCTCAGTCTGATTCTTCCAGCCTTGCACCGAGTGCTAGCTGATCAAGGTCAGGTGGTAGCACTTGTCAAACCTCAGTTTGAGGCAGGTCGTGAGCAGATTGGGAAAAATGGAATCATTCGAGACTCCAAGGTTCACCAGAATGTTCTTGAATCTGTCACAACTATGGCAGTAGAGGAAGGTTTTTCAGTCCTTGGTTTGGACTTTTCTCCCATCCAAGGTGGACATGGGAATATTGAATTTTTAGCATATTTGAAAAAAGAAGAGTCAGCAAACAATTGTGTTCTTGCTGAAATTGAAGAAGTAGTAGAGAGGGCGCATAGTCAATTTAAAAATGAATAA
- the lepA gene encoding translation elongation factor 4 has protein sequence MNLEELKKRQEKIRNFSIIAHIDHGKSTLADRILEKTETVSSREMQAQLLDSMDLERERGITIKLNAIELNYTAKDGETYIFHLIDTPGHVDFTYEVSRSLAACEGAILVVDAAQGIEAQTLANVYLALDNDLEIMPVINKIDLPAADPERVRTEIEDVIGLDASEAVLASAKAGIGIEEILEQIVEKVPAPTGDVTAPLKALIFDSVYDAYRGVILQVRVMDGVVKPGDKIQLMSNGKTFDVTEVGIFTPKAVGRDFLATGDVGYIAASIKTVQDTRVGDTVTLATNPAAEPLHGYKQMNPMVFAGLYPIESNKYNDLREALEKLQLNDASLQFEPETSQALGFGFRCGFLGLLHMDVIQERLEREFNIDLIMTAPSVIYKVNLTDGESMDVSNPSEFPDPTKIATIEEPYVKAQIMVPQEFVGAVMELAQRKRGDFVTMDYIDDNRVNVIYQIPLAEIVFDFFDKLKSSTRGYASFDYELSEYRPSKLVKMDILLNGDKVDALSFIVHKDFAYERGKLIVDKLKKIIPRQQFEVPIQAAIGHKIVARTDIKALRKNVLAKCYGGDVSRKRKLLEKQKAGKKRMKAIGSVEVPQEAFLSVLSMDEE, from the coding sequence ATGAACTTAGAAGAATTGAAAAAACGACAGGAGAAGATCCGGAACTTCTCTATTATCGCCCATATTGACCACGGGAAATCAACTTTAGCAGACCGCATTTTGGAAAAGACAGAGACAGTATCTAGTCGTGAAATGCAGGCCCAACTTCTGGATAGTATGGACCTTGAGCGTGAACGTGGGATTACCATTAAACTCAATGCTATCGAGCTGAATTATACTGCAAAAGATGGGGAAACTTATATTTTCCACTTGATTGACACGCCGGGGCACGTAGACTTTACCTATGAAGTGTCACGTTCGCTAGCTGCCTGTGAGGGAGCGATTTTGGTGGTCGATGCTGCCCAAGGGATTGAGGCTCAAACCCTTGCCAACGTTTATCTGGCCTTGGACAATGATTTGGAAATCATGCCAGTCATTAACAAAATTGACCTACCAGCTGCAGATCCTGAGCGCGTGCGTACAGAGATTGAAGATGTGATTGGTTTGGACGCCAGTGAAGCAGTTTTGGCTTCTGCCAAGGCTGGTATTGGTATCGAAGAAATTCTAGAGCAAATTGTAGAAAAAGTACCAGCACCAACGGGTGATGTGACGGCGCCACTTAAGGCCTTGATTTTCGACTCGGTTTACGATGCTTACCGTGGGGTTATTCTTCAAGTGCGTGTCATGGATGGGGTGGTCAAACCTGGTGATAAGATTCAGCTTATGAGCAACGGCAAGACCTTTGATGTGACCGAAGTCGGTATATTTACACCCAAAGCAGTTGGTCGTGATTTCCTTGCGACTGGTGACGTTGGATATATCGCTGCATCTATCAAGACAGTTCAGGATACTCGTGTGGGTGATACCGTTACCTTGGCAACCAATCCTGCGGCAGAGCCATTACATGGTTACAAGCAGATGAATCCTATGGTCTTTGCGGGGCTATATCCTATCGAGTCAAACAAGTACAATGACCTACGTGAAGCCCTTGAAAAATTGCAACTGAATGATGCTAGTCTCCAATTTGAACCAGAAACATCTCAGGCACTTGGATTTGGTTTCCGTTGTGGTTTCCTTGGACTTCTCCATATGGATGTTATCCAAGAACGTTTGGAACGTGAGTTCAACATCGACCTCATCATGACAGCTCCATCCGTTATCTATAAGGTTAATTTGACTGACGGTGAGTCTATGGATGTGTCCAACCCGTCTGAATTCCCAGATCCTACCAAGATTGCGACCATTGAAGAGCCTTATGTTAAGGCGCAAATCATGGTACCACAGGAGTTTGTCGGAGCAGTGATGGAGCTAGCTCAGCGCAAGCGTGGGGACTTTGTGACTATGGACTATATTGATGATAATCGTGTCAATGTTATCTATCAAATTCCACTGGCTGAAATCGTCTTTGACTTCTTTGATAAACTTAAGTCTTCGACACGTGGTTATGCAAGTTTTGACTACGAATTGTCAGAATATCGCCCATCTAAGCTGGTGAAAATGGATATCCTTCTCAATGGAGACAAGGTGGATGCCCTCAGCTTTATCGTTCACAAGGACTTTGCCTACGAACGTGGGAAACTCATCGTTGATAAGCTCAAGAAAATCATTCCTCGCCAACAATTTGAGGTTCCTATCCAAGCAGCAATTGGACACAAGATTGTGGCTCGTACTGATATCAAGGCCCTTCGTAAGAACGTACTTGCTAAATGTTATGGTGGTGACGTTTCTCGTAAACGTAAACTCCTTGAAAAACAAAAAGCTGGTAAGAAACGTATGAAAGCTATCGGATCAGTAGAAGTTCCACAAGAAGCCTTCCTCAGCGTTTTGAGCATGGATGAAGAGTAG
- a CDS encoding arginine repressor, with the protein MNKKERLEKIRRFVTDYQIGTQEEIVEHLKEAGITATQATVSRDIKELGIVKIPLRDNTYVYELPKSIVKSLQLAEDNIESAELMDKMINLQVIPGNTAFVKAQLTENFSDKIFSCLADDSSILVIARSESLAEKIFEQVKNW; encoded by the coding sequence ATGAATAAAAAAGAGAGACTTGAAAAAATTAGAAGATTTGTGACAGATTATCAAATCGGTACGCAAGAAGAAATTGTAGAACATTTGAAAGAGGCAGGAATCACTGCCACTCAAGCAACGGTATCACGAGATATCAAAGAGCTAGGTATTGTCAAAATTCCTTTGAGAGACAATACCTATGTCTATGAATTGCCAAAATCAATCGTGAAAAGTTTGCAACTGGCTGAAGACAATATCGAATCGGCAGAATTGATGGATAAGATGATCAATCTCCAAGTCATCCCAGGAAATACAGCTTTTGTAAAAGCTCAGTTAACCGAGAATTTTTCTGACAAGATTTTTAGCTGTTTAGCTGATGATAGCTCGATTTTAGTCATTGCCAGAAGTGAAAGTCTAGCTGAGAAAATCTTTGAACAAGTAAAAAATTGGTAG